From Synchiropus splendidus isolate RoL2022-P1 chromosome 10, RoL_Sspl_1.0, whole genome shotgun sequence, the proteins below share one genomic window:
- the LOC128765826 gene encoding anterior gradient protein 3-like produces the protein MYRLVLLVVLLVISANADEEADKEGTASLAKGWGNAITWEKTYGEALRKMVESKKPLMVIHHLEECEHSKALKKVFADDSTIQKMAKDDFIMLNIVEETTDKNMAPDGYYVPRILFVDPSLTVRTDIMGRYSNAHYVYEPLDLKLLAENMKKAKLLIHEEL, from the exons atgtatCGCCTGGTGCTGTTGGTTGTGTTGCTGGTCATCAGTGCCAACGCAGATGAAGAGGCTGATAAAGAGGGCACCGCTTCACTGGCAAAAG GATGGGGAAACGCCATCACCTGGGAGAAGACCTACGGGGAGGCGCTGAGGAAGATGGTGGAAAG TAAAAAGCCACTGATGGTCATTCATCACCTGGAGGAGTGTGAGCACAGCAAAG CTCTGAAAAaggtgtttgcagatgacagtACCATCCAGAAAATGGCCAAAGACGACTTCATCATGCTGAACATTGTG GAAGAAACTACGGACAAGAACATGGCGCCAGATGGGTATTACGTTCCCAGAATCCTCTTTGTGG ATCCTTCCCTGACGGTGCGCACGGACATTATGGGGCGATACTCCAACGCCCACTACGTCTACGAGCCCTTGGACCTGAAACTCT tggctgaaaacatgaagaaagcCAAACTCCTGATACACGAGGAGCTCTGA
- the hsd3b1 gene encoding hydroxy-delta-5-steroid dehydrogenase, 3 beta- and steroid delta-isomerase 1: MSLKDDIAVVTGAAGFLGTQLVRMLLEEESLAEIRLLDRRIPAQLLESLTECSRGTKVRVFEGDIRDGDFLRKVFRGASTVFHIASIIDVSGAVEYKELYGVNVTGTQMLLDVCVEENVVSFIYTSTLEVMGPNSQGEAIINGNEDMVYHCILKFPYSQTKKEAEQRTLQANGDLLQNGGRLATCALRPMYIYGAGCRFLLGHMCDGIKNNDVLYRLSEPRAKVNPVYVGNVAWAHIQTSRCLKDPHKRSEVGGKFYFISDDTPHVSYSDFNHVLMSPLGFHIQDRHFLPLPLLYVLCFVMELLCFVLRPFVRVVPPLNRQLLTMLNTPFSFSYQKAQRDLGYAPKFTWQEARQRTVEWLAGQLPQERERIRK, from the exons ATGTCTCTAAAGGACGATATAGCGGTGGTGACAGGAGCCGCTGGATTTCTGGGGACGCAACTTGTCCGAATgctgctggaggaagaaagCTTGGCGGAGATACGACTGCTGGACAGACGCATTCCAGCCCAGCTTTTGGAGTCTCTGACAG AATGTAGCAGAGGCACCAAAGTTCGGGTTTTTGAAGGAGACATCAGGGACGGGGATTTCCTGAGAAAGGTCTTTCGAGGAGCTTCCACTGTCTTCCACATCGCTTCCATCATAGATGTGAGTGGAGCTGTGGAGTACAAGGAGCTGTACGGAGTCAACGTCACAG GTACACAGATGCTTCTAGATGTTTGTGTAGAAGAGAACGTGGTATCCTTCATCTACACAAGCACCCTGGAGGTGATGGGGCCCAACTCTCAGGGTGAAGCCATCATCAACGGCAACGAGGACATGGTCTACCACTGCATCCTGAAGTTCCCCTACAGTCAGACCAAGAAGGAGGCGGAGCAGCGAACTCTCCAGGCCAATGGCGACCTCCTCCAGAACGGAGGCCGGCTGGCCACCTGCGCCCTCAGACCCATGTACATATACGGCGCGGGGTGTCGCTTCCTGCTGGGCCACATGTGCGACGGCATCAAGAACAATGACGTCCTGTACCGTCTGTCCGAGCCGAGGGCCAAGGTCAACCCGGTCTATGTGGGGAATGTGGCCTGGGCCCACATCCAAACTTCCCGCTGCCTCAAAGACCCACACAAACGGAGCGAGGTCGGGGGAAAGTTTTACTTCATCTCAGACGACACGCCGCACGTGAGTTACTCAGATTTCAACCACGTGTTGATGTCCCCGCTGGGGTTCCACATTCAGGACAgacacttcctgccactgccgCTCCTCTATGTGCTGTGCTTTGTGATGGAGCTCCTCTGCTTTGTGCTGCGTCCTTTCGTACGAGTCGTGCCGCCACTGAACCGACAGCTGCTCACCATGTTgaacacgcccttcagcttctcctATCAGAAGGCCCAGAGGGACCTGGGCTACGCGCCCAAGTTCACCTGGCAGGAGGCACGACAACGCACCGTCGAGTGGCTGGCCGGGCAGCTGCCTCAGGAGCGAGAGCGAATcagaaaatga
- the si:rp71-68n21.9 gene encoding kelch-like protein 9 isoform X1, producing the protein MWHWSCLSAARSRKSRQNRNSPQPPEAAEVGLGDEGGSGRVSRRLSRLHPSRDRRPATPPQLERPPPQQDGRASPSPPSQALPRPPRPPPAAGPALAAAALLLPLVPKCQEQSTKPKLPPRPLAKGFSSAEHGSAVLQGFDAFRSTQLLCDVTLIPGDSEETFPVHKVIMASSSDYFKAMFTGGMKEQDMKEVKLHGVTKIGLRNIIEFIYTSKVNLDMGNLQDTLEAANFLQVMPVLRFCNQLLSSEITIDNCVEVERIASVLLLDDVKKNIGEFVGQNLAELVECGRYLHLSESSMANALASNSLEGFSEMELYHIAKWWLEHDQAARGSSVYTLMRNIRFPLMTASELLQISLEEEEESKSLMRSSTACVNLLLEASNYQIMPFMQPVLQNDRTHIRSDATHILALGGVMRQQLVVSRELRLYDEKTGYWRALQPMEVPCYQHGVALLGGFLFIVGGQSTYDTKGKTAVGSAYRYDPRFNVWIQIASLNEKRTFFHLSAVMGKLFAVGGRNATGEIDSVECYNLKNNEWTFVTSMMEPHYGHAGTVHKDLMYISGGITRDTFQRELWCYDPADDAWSRKADMMELRGLHCMCTVGDRLFVMGGNHFRGNSDYDDVLACEYYSPEVDQWTLVAPMPRGQSDVGVTVFNGHIYVVGGYSWNSRCMVDIVQRYDPELDVWDRVFNVLEPLGGIRACTMTVHLPEGSVDEAQIQECPLPTAKMAD; encoded by the exons atgtggcacTGGTcgtgtctctcagcagctcggagcag GAAATCTCGCCAGAACAGAAACAGTCCCCAACCTCCGGAGGCTGCTGAAGTGGG CTTGGGAGACGAAGGCGGCTCTGGCAGGGTGAGTCGCAGATTATCCAGACTGCATCCCTCTAGAGATCGACGACCAGCAACACCGCCTCAACTTGAAAGACCCCCACCCCAACAAG ATGGCAGAGCTTCTCCTTCACCGCCAAGTCAAGCGCTCCCACGGCCTCcacgtcctcctcctgctgcaggtcCGGCTCTAGCTgcagctgctctcctcctgccGCTGGTACCAAAATGCCAAGAACAAAGCACCAAGCCCAAACTTCCGCCCCGACCTTTGGCCAAGGGATTCAGCAGTGCTGAGCACGGATCAGCTGTGCTGCAG GGTTTTGATGCTTTTCGGTCAACTCAACTCCTCTGCGATGTCACGCTCATACCTGGAGACAGTGAGGAGACTTTCCCTGTCCACAAGGTCATAATGGCTTCATCCAGCGACTACTTCAAGGCCATGTTCACTG GTGGCATGAAGGAGCAGGACATGAAGGAAGTAAAGCTCCACGGGGTCACTAAGATCGGCTTAAGGAACATCATCGAGTTCATCTACACGTCGAAAGTCAACCTGGACATGGGGAATCTTCAGGATACTCTGGAAGCCGCAAACTTCCTGCAGGTCATGCCGGTCCTGAGGTTCTGCAATCAGCTCCTGAGCAGCGAG ATCACGATTGACAACTGCGTTGAAGTGGAGCGCATCGCCTCGGTCCTGCTCCTGGATGACGTGAAGAAGAACATTG GTGAGTTTGTGGGGCAGAATCTTGCTGAGTTGGTGGAATGTGGCCGCTACCTGCACCTCTCTGAAAGCAGCATGGCCAACGCCCTGGCCAGCAACTCGCTGGAGGGATTCTCCGAGATGGAGCTCTACCACATCGCCAAGTGGTGGCTGGAGCATGATCAGGCAGCACGCGGCTCGTCCGTCTACACCTTGATGCGCAACATCCGCTTCCCCCTAATGACGGCCAGCGAGCTCCTCCAGATCTCCCtcgaggaagaggaagagagcaaGTCCCTGATGCGCTCCTCCACAGCCTGCGTCAACCTTCTGCTGGAGGCCAGCAACTACCAGATCATGCCGTTCATGCAACCCGTCCTGCAGAATGACCGCACGCACATTCGCTCCGACGCCACTCACATTTTGGCTCTGGGCGGTGTGATGCGTCAGCAGCTGGTGGTGAGTCGGGAGTTAAGACTGTACGACGAGAAGACCGGATACTGGCGAGCTCTGCAGCCCATGGAGGTGCCCTGCTACCAGCATGGGGTGGCACTTTTGGGTGGCTTCCTCTTCATTGTTGGAG GTCAGAGTACTTATGACACCAAGGGTAAGACAGCAGTGGGCAGTGCCTATCGGTACGACCCTCGCTTCAACGTGTGGATCCAGATCGCTTCGCTCAACGAGAAAAGGACCTTCTTCCACCTCAGTGCTGTGATGGGAAAGTTGTTTGCCGTCGGTGGGAGAAATGCCACCGGAGAAATTG ACTCGGTGGAATGCTACAACCTGAAGAATAACGAGTGGACGTTCGTCACCAGCATGATGGAGCCGCACTACGGTCACGCTGGGACGGTCCACAAAGACCTCATGTACATCTCAG GAGGCATCACTCGTGACACCTTCCAGCGTGAGCTCTGGTGCTATGACCCCGCTGATGACGCCTGGAGTCGTAAGGCCGACATGATGGAGCTGCGTGGACTCCACTGCATGTGCACCGTGGGGGACCGACTCTTCGTCATGGGAGGGAACCATTTCAGGGGCAACAGCGACTATGATGACGTCCTGGCCTGCGAGTACTACAGTCCGGAGGTGGACCAGTGGACCCTGGTGGCTCCCATGCCTCGTGGCCAGAGTGACGTGGGCGTGACGGTGTTCAATGGGCACATCTACGTGGTGGGGGGATACTCCTGGAACAGCAGGTGCATGGTGGATATCGTGCAGCGCTACGATCCCGAGCTGGACGTCTGGGACCGagtctttaatgtcttggaGCCTCTCGGGGGGATCCGTGCTTGCACCATGACGGTCCATCTGCCTGAAGGGTCTGTGGACGAGGCTCAGATTCAGGAGTGCCCGCTGCCCACGGCCAAGATGGCCGACTAG
- the si:rp71-68n21.9 gene encoding kelch-like protein 9 isoform X2 — translation MAKSRQNRNSPQPPEAAEVGLGDEGGSGRVSRRLSRLHPSRDRRPATPPQLERPPPQQDGRASPSPPSQALPRPPRPPPAAGPALAAAALLLPLVPKCQEQSTKPKLPPRPLAKGFSSAEHGSAVLQGFDAFRSTQLLCDVTLIPGDSEETFPVHKVIMASSSDYFKAMFTGGMKEQDMKEVKLHGVTKIGLRNIIEFIYTSKVNLDMGNLQDTLEAANFLQVMPVLRFCNQLLSSEITIDNCVEVERIASVLLLDDVKKNIGEFVGQNLAELVECGRYLHLSESSMANALASNSLEGFSEMELYHIAKWWLEHDQAARGSSVYTLMRNIRFPLMTASELLQISLEEEEESKSLMRSSTACVNLLLEASNYQIMPFMQPVLQNDRTHIRSDATHILALGGVMRQQLVVSRELRLYDEKTGYWRALQPMEVPCYQHGVALLGGFLFIVGGQSTYDTKGKTAVGSAYRYDPRFNVWIQIASLNEKRTFFHLSAVMGKLFAVGGRNATGEIDSVECYNLKNNEWTFVTSMMEPHYGHAGTVHKDLMYISGGITRDTFQRELWCYDPADDAWSRKADMMELRGLHCMCTVGDRLFVMGGNHFRGNSDYDDVLACEYYSPEVDQWTLVAPMPRGQSDVGVTVFNGHIYVVGGYSWNSRCMVDIVQRYDPELDVWDRVFNVLEPLGGIRACTMTVHLPEGSVDEAQIQECPLPTAKMAD, via the exons ATGGC GAAATCTCGCCAGAACAGAAACAGTCCCCAACCTCCGGAGGCTGCTGAAGTGGG CTTGGGAGACGAAGGCGGCTCTGGCAGGGTGAGTCGCAGATTATCCAGACTGCATCCCTCTAGAGATCGACGACCAGCAACACCGCCTCAACTTGAAAGACCCCCACCCCAACAAG ATGGCAGAGCTTCTCCTTCACCGCCAAGTCAAGCGCTCCCACGGCCTCcacgtcctcctcctgctgcaggtcCGGCTCTAGCTgcagctgctctcctcctgccGCTGGTACCAAAATGCCAAGAACAAAGCACCAAGCCCAAACTTCCGCCCCGACCTTTGGCCAAGGGATTCAGCAGTGCTGAGCACGGATCAGCTGTGCTGCAG GGTTTTGATGCTTTTCGGTCAACTCAACTCCTCTGCGATGTCACGCTCATACCTGGAGACAGTGAGGAGACTTTCCCTGTCCACAAGGTCATAATGGCTTCATCCAGCGACTACTTCAAGGCCATGTTCACTG GTGGCATGAAGGAGCAGGACATGAAGGAAGTAAAGCTCCACGGGGTCACTAAGATCGGCTTAAGGAACATCATCGAGTTCATCTACACGTCGAAAGTCAACCTGGACATGGGGAATCTTCAGGATACTCTGGAAGCCGCAAACTTCCTGCAGGTCATGCCGGTCCTGAGGTTCTGCAATCAGCTCCTGAGCAGCGAG ATCACGATTGACAACTGCGTTGAAGTGGAGCGCATCGCCTCGGTCCTGCTCCTGGATGACGTGAAGAAGAACATTG GTGAGTTTGTGGGGCAGAATCTTGCTGAGTTGGTGGAATGTGGCCGCTACCTGCACCTCTCTGAAAGCAGCATGGCCAACGCCCTGGCCAGCAACTCGCTGGAGGGATTCTCCGAGATGGAGCTCTACCACATCGCCAAGTGGTGGCTGGAGCATGATCAGGCAGCACGCGGCTCGTCCGTCTACACCTTGATGCGCAACATCCGCTTCCCCCTAATGACGGCCAGCGAGCTCCTCCAGATCTCCCtcgaggaagaggaagagagcaaGTCCCTGATGCGCTCCTCCACAGCCTGCGTCAACCTTCTGCTGGAGGCCAGCAACTACCAGATCATGCCGTTCATGCAACCCGTCCTGCAGAATGACCGCACGCACATTCGCTCCGACGCCACTCACATTTTGGCTCTGGGCGGTGTGATGCGTCAGCAGCTGGTGGTGAGTCGGGAGTTAAGACTGTACGACGAGAAGACCGGATACTGGCGAGCTCTGCAGCCCATGGAGGTGCCCTGCTACCAGCATGGGGTGGCACTTTTGGGTGGCTTCCTCTTCATTGTTGGAG GTCAGAGTACTTATGACACCAAGGGTAAGACAGCAGTGGGCAGTGCCTATCGGTACGACCCTCGCTTCAACGTGTGGATCCAGATCGCTTCGCTCAACGAGAAAAGGACCTTCTTCCACCTCAGTGCTGTGATGGGAAAGTTGTTTGCCGTCGGTGGGAGAAATGCCACCGGAGAAATTG ACTCGGTGGAATGCTACAACCTGAAGAATAACGAGTGGACGTTCGTCACCAGCATGATGGAGCCGCACTACGGTCACGCTGGGACGGTCCACAAAGACCTCATGTACATCTCAG GAGGCATCACTCGTGACACCTTCCAGCGTGAGCTCTGGTGCTATGACCCCGCTGATGACGCCTGGAGTCGTAAGGCCGACATGATGGAGCTGCGTGGACTCCACTGCATGTGCACCGTGGGGGACCGACTCTTCGTCATGGGAGGGAACCATTTCAGGGGCAACAGCGACTATGATGACGTCCTGGCCTGCGAGTACTACAGTCCGGAGGTGGACCAGTGGACCCTGGTGGCTCCCATGCCTCGTGGCCAGAGTGACGTGGGCGTGACGGTGTTCAATGGGCACATCTACGTGGTGGGGGGATACTCCTGGAACAGCAGGTGCATGGTGGATATCGTGCAGCGCTACGATCCCGAGCTGGACGTCTGGGACCGagtctttaatgtcttggaGCCTCTCGGGGGGATCCGTGCTTGCACCATGACGGTCCATCTGCCTGAAGGGTCTGTGGACGAGGCTCAGATTCAGGAGTGCCCGCTGCCCACGGCCAAGATGGCCGACTAG
- the hao2 gene encoding hydroxyacid oxidase 2 isoform X3: MAMVCLSDFEEYAKEHLPKIAWDYYSAGADDCCTRDNNILAYKRIRLRPRVLRDVSVSDTRTTVQGTEISFPVGIAPTAFHCLAWHEGEMATARATEALNTCYITSTYSTCSVEEIVAAAPNGYRWFQLYVYRDRKLSEEIVHRVEALGYKALVLTVDVPYTGKRRNDIRNKFRLPPHLKVKNLEGVSQQEDAGQEPHGIPATALDPSISWKDMHWLQSITRLPIIIKGILTKEDAELAVEHGFQGIIVSNHGGRQLDGGPATIDVLSEIVDTVQGRIEVYLDGGVRTGSDVLKALALGAKCVFIGRPAVWGLAYKGEEGVREVLQILNDEFRLSMALSGCRNVAEINRNLVHFARL, encoded by the exons ATGGCCATGGTATGTCTGTCAGACTTTGAGGAGTATGCGAAGGAACATTTGCCCAAAATTGCTTGGGATTACTACTCAGCAGGTGCAGACGATTGTTgcaccagagacaacaacatCCTCGCTTATAAGAG AATCCGTCTGAGACCCCGCGTCCTGCGTGACGTGTCAGTGAGTGACACCCGGACGACAGTGCAGGGCACAGAAATAAGCTTTCCCGTTGGAATTGCACCGACAGCCTTTCACTGCCTCGCTTGGCACGAAGGCGAGATGGCCACAGCTAGGG CCACAGAGGCCTTGAATACCTGCTACATCACCAGCACATACTCCACTTGCTCAGTTGAGGAGATCGTGGCGGCGGCGCCAAACGGCTACCGCTGGTTCCAGCTGTATGTGTACCGGGACAGGAAGTTGTCTGAGGAGATCGTGCATCGGGTGGAGGCCCTGGGCTACAAGGCTCTTGTCCTCACCGTGGACGTGCCGTACACTGGCAAGCGCCGCAATGACATCCGCAACAAGTTCAGACTGCCGCCACATCTGAAGGTCAAGAACCTTGAAGGCGTTTCACAG CAGGAGGACGCTGGCCAAGAGCCACATGGGATCCCGGCCACCGCCCTGGACCCCTCTATTAGCTGGAAGGACATGCACTGGCTGCAGTCCATCACCCGCCTGCCCATCATCATCAAGGGCATTCTGACCAAGGAGGATGCAGAACTGGCTGTGGAGCACGGTTTCCAGGGCATCATCGTGTCCAACCACGGAGGGAGGCAACTGGATGGAGGACCGGCCACG ATCGACGTGCTGTCAGAGATTGTGGACACGGTGCAGGGGAGGATTGAGGTCTATCTGGACGGAGGGGTTAGGACTGGCAGTGATGTACTGAAGGCGCTGGCCTTGGGCGCTAAATGTGTGTTCATCGGTCGCCCGGCCGTGTGGGGCCTTGCATACAAG GGTGAGGAAGGAGTACGGGAAGTGCTCCAGATACTAAATGATGAGTTCCGTCTGTCCATGGCTTTATCAG GATGTCGAAATGTGGCTGAGATCAATAGGAACCTTGTCCATTTTGCACGACTCTAA
- the hao2 gene encoding hydroxyacid oxidase 2 isoform X2 has protein sequence MAMVCLSDFEEYAKEHLPKIAWDYYSAGADDCCTRDNNILAYKRIRLRPRVLRDVSVSDTRTTVQGTEISFPVGIAPTAFHCLAWHEGEMATARATEALNTCYITSTYSTCSVEEIVAAAPNGYRWFQLYVYRDRKLSEEIVHRVEALGYKALVLTVDVPYTGKRRNDIRNKFRLPPHLKQEDAGQEPHGIPATALDPSISWKDMHWLQSITRLPIIIKGILTKEDAELAVEHGFQGIIVSNHGGRQLDGGPATVTSSNTVVHGDGSPAAEAAATLLMLIYFREQIDVLSEIVDTVQGRIEVYLDGGVRTGSDVLKALALGAKCVFIGRPAVWGLAYKGEEGVREVLQILNDEFRLSMALSGCRNVAEINRNLVHFARL, from the exons ATGGCCATGGTATGTCTGTCAGACTTTGAGGAGTATGCGAAGGAACATTTGCCCAAAATTGCTTGGGATTACTACTCAGCAGGTGCAGACGATTGTTgcaccagagacaacaacatCCTCGCTTATAAGAG AATCCGTCTGAGACCCCGCGTCCTGCGTGACGTGTCAGTGAGTGACACCCGGACGACAGTGCAGGGCACAGAAATAAGCTTTCCCGTTGGAATTGCACCGACAGCCTTTCACTGCCTCGCTTGGCACGAAGGCGAGATGGCCACAGCTAGGG CCACAGAGGCCTTGAATACCTGCTACATCACCAGCACATACTCCACTTGCTCAGTTGAGGAGATCGTGGCGGCGGCGCCAAACGGCTACCGCTGGTTCCAGCTGTATGTGTACCGGGACAGGAAGTTGTCTGAGGAGATCGTGCATCGGGTGGAGGCCCTGGGCTACAAGGCTCTTGTCCTCACCGTGGACGTGCCGTACACTGGCAAGCGCCGCAATGACATCCGCAACAAGTTCAGACTGCCGCCACATCTGAAG CAGGAGGACGCTGGCCAAGAGCCACATGGGATCCCGGCCACCGCCCTGGACCCCTCTATTAGCTGGAAGGACATGCACTGGCTGCAGTCCATCACCCGCCTGCCCATCATCATCAAGGGCATTCTGACCAAGGAGGATGCAGAACTGGCTGTGGAGCACGGTTTCCAGGGCATCATCGTGTCCAACCACGGAGGGAGGCAACTGGATGGAGGACCGGCCACGGTAACAAGCAGCAACACCGTGGTTCATGGCGACGGAAGTCCCGCAGCCGAGGCCGCTGCGACCTTGCTGATGCTCATCTATTTTCGGGAACAGATCGACGTGCTGTCAGAGATTGTGGACACGGTGCAGGGGAGGATTGAGGTCTATCTGGACGGAGGGGTTAGGACTGGCAGTGATGTACTGAAGGCGCTGGCCTTGGGCGCTAAATGTGTGTTCATCGGTCGCCCGGCCGTGTGGGGCCTTGCATACAAG GGTGAGGAAGGAGTACGGGAAGTGCTCCAGATACTAAATGATGAGTTCCGTCTGTCCATGGCTTTATCAG GATGTCGAAATGTGGCTGAGATCAATAGGAACCTTGTCCATTTTGCACGACTCTAA
- the hao2 gene encoding hydroxyacid oxidase 2 isoform X1, giving the protein MAMVCLSDFEEYAKEHLPKIAWDYYSAGADDCCTRDNNILAYKRIRLRPRVLRDVSVSDTRTTVQGTEISFPVGIAPTAFHCLAWHEGEMATARATEALNTCYITSTYSTCSVEEIVAAAPNGYRWFQLYVYRDRKLSEEIVHRVEALGYKALVLTVDVPYTGKRRNDIRNKFRLPPHLKVKNLEGVSQQEDAGQEPHGIPATALDPSISWKDMHWLQSITRLPIIIKGILTKEDAELAVEHGFQGIIVSNHGGRQLDGGPATVTSSNTVVHGDGSPAAEAAATLLMLIYFREQIDVLSEIVDTVQGRIEVYLDGGVRTGSDVLKALALGAKCVFIGRPAVWGLAYKGEEGVREVLQILNDEFRLSMALSGCRNVAEINRNLVHFARL; this is encoded by the exons ATGGCCATGGTATGTCTGTCAGACTTTGAGGAGTATGCGAAGGAACATTTGCCCAAAATTGCTTGGGATTACTACTCAGCAGGTGCAGACGATTGTTgcaccagagacaacaacatCCTCGCTTATAAGAG AATCCGTCTGAGACCCCGCGTCCTGCGTGACGTGTCAGTGAGTGACACCCGGACGACAGTGCAGGGCACAGAAATAAGCTTTCCCGTTGGAATTGCACCGACAGCCTTTCACTGCCTCGCTTGGCACGAAGGCGAGATGGCCACAGCTAGGG CCACAGAGGCCTTGAATACCTGCTACATCACCAGCACATACTCCACTTGCTCAGTTGAGGAGATCGTGGCGGCGGCGCCAAACGGCTACCGCTGGTTCCAGCTGTATGTGTACCGGGACAGGAAGTTGTCTGAGGAGATCGTGCATCGGGTGGAGGCCCTGGGCTACAAGGCTCTTGTCCTCACCGTGGACGTGCCGTACACTGGCAAGCGCCGCAATGACATCCGCAACAAGTTCAGACTGCCGCCACATCTGAAGGTCAAGAACCTTGAAGGCGTTTCACAG CAGGAGGACGCTGGCCAAGAGCCACATGGGATCCCGGCCACCGCCCTGGACCCCTCTATTAGCTGGAAGGACATGCACTGGCTGCAGTCCATCACCCGCCTGCCCATCATCATCAAGGGCATTCTGACCAAGGAGGATGCAGAACTGGCTGTGGAGCACGGTTTCCAGGGCATCATCGTGTCCAACCACGGAGGGAGGCAACTGGATGGAGGACCGGCCACGGTAACAAGCAGCAACACCGTGGTTCATGGCGACGGAAGTCCCGCAGCCGAGGCCGCTGCGACCTTGCTGATGCTCATCTATTTTCGGGAACAGATCGACGTGCTGTCAGAGATTGTGGACACGGTGCAGGGGAGGATTGAGGTCTATCTGGACGGAGGGGTTAGGACTGGCAGTGATGTACTGAAGGCGCTGGCCTTGGGCGCTAAATGTGTGTTCATCGGTCGCCCGGCCGTGTGGGGCCTTGCATACAAG GGTGAGGAAGGAGTACGGGAAGTGCTCCAGATACTAAATGATGAGTTCCGTCTGTCCATGGCTTTATCAG GATGTCGAAATGTGGCTGAGATCAATAGGAACCTTGTCCATTTTGCACGACTCTAA